The Marinifilum sp. JC120 genome window below encodes:
- a CDS encoding 50S ribosomal protein L11 methyltransferase, producing the protein MPKLLRIQFTLSELESDECQVYLGGRVAHGWEEKPLDDDSIFYTIHLEDHPLGIEIVEEIKARWPHAGCVAKDIEDENWGLAWKDYFEPVTCGQFEILPPWLLEKKTEGKDHIIIEPKMAFGTGGHPTTALCLELISKLAEEGRLNADMEFFDLGTGSAILAIALAKLGLKGVGVDIDPQSIVCAQENIDNNDVDGIILSVGSADSIDPKLKYELVVANILSGPLIELCPDVTARLKENSILILSGILVEQAEKVAETYIKAGLPAPEIVTMGEWAGLLWRDVSED; encoded by the coding sequence ATGCCTAAACTGCTCAGAATCCAGTTCACTCTTTCAGAATTGGAAAGCGATGAATGTCAGGTTTACCTTGGCGGCCGAGTCGCCCACGGCTGGGAAGAAAAACCGCTTGATGATGATTCTATTTTTTACACCATCCATCTGGAAGATCATCCGCTGGGAATTGAAATAGTCGAAGAAATCAAAGCCCGCTGGCCTCATGCTGGATGTGTGGCCAAAGATATTGAAGATGAAAACTGGGGACTGGCCTGGAAAGACTACTTTGAGCCTGTCACCTGCGGACAATTTGAAATATTGCCCCCGTGGTTGTTGGAAAAGAAAACCGAAGGCAAAGACCACATCATCATCGAACCCAAAATGGCTTTCGGTACAGGCGGACACCCCACCACCGCCCTCTGCCTTGAACTGATCAGCAAGCTTGCTGAAGAAGGCAGATTAAATGCGGACATGGAATTTTTCGATCTCGGCACAGGTTCCGCAATCCTCGCCATTGCCCTTGCCAAACTGGGACTGAAAGGTGTTGGTGTGGACATTGATCCACAATCCATTGTCTGCGCACAGGAAAACATCGACAACAACGATGTGGATGGCATCATCCTTTCCGTAGGCAGTGCGGACAGCATTGACCCCAAACTCAAATACGAGCTGGTGGTAGCAAATATTCTTTCCGGTCCGCTCATCGAGCTTTGCCCCGATGTGACCGCAAGGCTGAAAGAAAATTCCATCCTGATCCTTTCCGGTATCCTTGTGGAACAAGCCGAGAAAGTAGCTGAAACTTATATAAAAGCAGGGCTGCCCGCCCCGGAAATAGTCACCATGGGTGAATGGGCCGGGCTTCTCTGGCGCGATGTAAGTGAAGATTAA
- a CDS encoding 4Fe-4S dicluster domain-containing protein codes for MKRIYPDRDMCIGCGLCVLGCLAAHSKSHDLVLAYKEERAKGLVSRKRLIEADEVCVAISCRHCEEPECVPVCISGALSKDEKTGITVYDADKCVGCWTCIMACPYGAIQRDKYNNKIIKCDLCAGRESGPACVEACSNRALKYEERQS; via the coding sequence ATGAAACGTATTTATCCAGATAGGGACATGTGCATCGGGTGCGGCCTGTGTGTTTTGGGTTGCCTTGCTGCTCATTCCAAATCACATGACCTAGTCCTTGCTTATAAGGAAGAACGGGCCAAGGGATTGGTTTCCCGTAAGCGGCTGATAGAAGCTGATGAAGTTTGCGTTGCCATCAGCTGTCGCCATTGCGAAGAACCGGAATGCGTTCCGGTTTGTATTTCCGGGGCACTGTCCAAGGACGAGAAGACCGGGATCACGGTTTATGACGCGGATAAATGCGTGGGCTGCTGGACTTGCATAATGGCCTGCCCATACGGAGCTATCCAGCGCGACAAGTATAATAATAAGATTATCAAATGTGACCTTTGCGCGGGCAGAGAAAGTGGTCCGGCCTGTGTAGAGGCTTGTTCCAATCGAGCTTTGAAGTACGAAGAGAGGCAGTCATGA
- a CDS encoding nuclease, producing the protein MLKGKIKITNLRSGVLKGPVFFIVLCCLFFSVATASAFEAKVRYVIDGDTFILANNKHVRIAGIDTPEIGRDGKPDQYYARQAQDMLNKLILGKRVRIEYAGKGKDRYKRIIGWIYLDDVFVNKEMIRKGAAFFYFHKGNDRAKQKLLLQAQRKAYNEKKGFWPVVSKLKKFNKPWVGNKNSRRCFLAGDKYAKKISWRNKVNFSNLGEAFYDGYSPARHLNFWPVVR; encoded by the coding sequence ATGCTCAAAGGAAAGATTAAAATAACCAATTTACGAAGCGGGGTCCTTAAGGGCCCCGTTTTCTTTATTGTGCTTTGCTGCCTGTTTTTCAGCGTGGCAACAGCTTCAGCTTTCGAGGCCAAGGTTCGTTATGTCATTGACGGTGATACATTTATCCTTGCGAACAACAAACATGTGCGCATTGCCGGAATCGATACCCCGGAAATCGGGCGGGACGGCAAACCGGATCAGTATTATGCTCGGCAGGCGCAGGACATGTTGAATAAGTTGATCCTCGGCAAAAGGGTGCGTATTGAATATGCCGGAAAAGGAAAGGATCGCTATAAGCGCATAATCGGCTGGATTTATCTGGATGATGTCTTTGTAAACAAAGAGATGATCCGCAAGGGTGCGGCTTTCTTTTATTTCCACAAAGGAAATGATCGCGCTAAACAGAAATTACTTCTCCAAGCTCAGAGAAAAGCTTACAATGAAAAGAAAGGCTTCTGGCCTGTGGTCAGTAAATTAAAGAAATTCAATAAGCCGTGGGTAGGCAATAAAAATAGCCGCCGTTGCTTTCTTGCTGGTGACAAATACGCTAAAAAGATCAGTTGGAGAAATAAAGTCAACTTTTCCAATCTAGGCGAAGCGTTTTACGATGGCTACTCACCAGCAAGGCATCTGAATTTTTGGCCCGTTGTAAGGTAA
- a CDS encoding dUTP diphosphatase: MNPTQSNPVEVKVKFLNETAREGGLDYATPNSAGVDLRACIEGDFVEIGPGERYAFPAGIAIEITSPGIAGFIYSRSGLGTKDGLTVSQGVGVIDPDYRGEIKVSLLNTSGEKRRIERGQRIAQLVFMPYCHAQLTPSEELSDTSRGAGGFGHTGKK; encoded by the coding sequence ATGAATCCTACCCAATCCAATCCAGTTGAAGTAAAAGTAAAATTTCTCAATGAGACCGCCCGCGAAGGAGGTCTGGACTATGCTACGCCCAACTCCGCCGGAGTGGACCTGCGAGCCTGCATTGAAGGTGATTTCGTAGAAATCGGCCCAGGCGAAAGATACGCCTTTCCCGCCGGAATAGCCATTGAAATCACATCTCCGGGTATCGCCGGGTTTATTTATTCCCGCAGCGGACTAGGCACAAAAGACGGCCTGACCGTCAGTCAGGGAGTCGGCGTAATTGACCCTGACTACCGTGGAGAAATTAAAGTTTCCCTGCTCAACACATCGGGCGAAAAACGACGAATTGAGCGTGGACAACGCATTGCACAGCTCGTTTTTATGCCCTACTGCCATGCCCAGCTGACTCCCAGCGAAGAACTTTCCGACACATCCAGAGGTGCCGGAGGATTCGGACATACAGGTAAAAAATAA
- a CDS encoding 4Fe-4S dicluster domain-containing protein has translation MLFRKFASTFHEFRIVRDPDLCIDCKVCIIQCPYEAHFWDDARDKVSHDNRKCVGCHRCAAMCPTAALTIKLNELDFRPNATWRPEFARNIYNQAESGGVLLAGMGSPVDIPVYWDRLLLDASQVTNPSIDPLREPMELKTFLGSKPDRLEVKFDEDGNPALQTEQTPQIELATPITFAGMSFGAINFNLHAAMAMAAKELGIVYNTGEGGLHKSLYEYGQWTIVQVASGRFGVHSDYLNAGVGIEIKVGQGAKPGIGGHLPGEKINGKISETRMIPPGSDAISPAPHHDIYSIEDLLQLIFALKEATEYRVPIAVKIAAVHNVAAIASGVVRAGADILTIDGMKGGTGAAPAMTRDNVGIPIELALASVDQRLRDEGIRSKASIIAGGGFRCSGDVIKAIALGADAVNIGTAALVAVGCTLCGRCYTGKCPWGIATNDKKLAKRQNPEVAAERLVNLVRGWSHEIEEMLGGMGLNSIESLRGNRDKLRAVGLTEAEMQILGVKHAGR, from the coding sequence TTGCTATTTAGAAAATTTGCCAGCACATTTCATGAATTCCGTATAGTGCGCGACCCGGACCTGTGCATCGACTGTAAGGTCTGTATCATACAGTGTCCCTATGAAGCACATTTCTGGGACGACGCACGCGATAAAGTGTCCCATGATAATCGTAAATGCGTGGGCTGCCACCGTTGCGCTGCCATGTGCCCCACAGCTGCACTGACTATAAAATTAAACGAGTTGGACTTCCGGCCCAATGCAACATGGCGTCCTGAATTCGCGCGTAACATCTATAATCAGGCCGAAAGTGGCGGCGTGCTGCTGGCAGGTATGGGCAGCCCGGTGGATATTCCTGTTTACTGGGATCGGCTACTGCTGGACGCCAGTCAGGTTACCAACCCATCCATTGATCCGCTGCGTGAACCCATGGAACTTAAAACCTTTCTTGGATCTAAACCGGATCGCTTGGAGGTAAAGTTCGATGAGGATGGCAATCCTGCCCTACAGACTGAACAAACTCCCCAGATAGAACTTGCTACCCCGATCACCTTTGCAGGCATGTCCTTTGGTGCGATTAATTTCAATTTGCATGCGGCAATGGCTATGGCGGCTAAAGAGCTGGGCATAGTCTATAACACTGGCGAAGGCGGACTTCATAAGTCGCTTTACGAATATGGACAATGGACCATCGTGCAGGTTGCTTCTGGTCGTTTTGGTGTGCATAGCGATTATCTGAACGCCGGAGTAGGCATTGAGATTAAGGTCGGGCAGGGAGCAAAACCGGGCATCGGCGGACACCTTCCGGGAGAGAAGATTAATGGTAAAATTTCCGAAACCCGTATGATCCCGCCGGGTTCCGATGCAATTTCGCCAGCGCCGCATCATGATATTTATTCCATTGAAGATCTTTTGCAGCTCATTTTCGCACTTAAGGAAGCCACGGAATACCGTGTGCCGATAGCGGTGAAGATTGCGGCAGTGCATAATGTGGCTGCTATCGCTTCAGGCGTAGTGCGTGCCGGGGCTGATATTTTGACTATTGACGGCATGAAGGGCGGAACCGGGGCGGCTCCGGCCATGACCCGCGATAATGTGGGGATTCCTATTGAACTGGCTCTTGCCAGTGTGGATCAAAGATTGCGGGACGAAGGCATTCGTTCCAAGGCTTCGATTATTGCCGGAGGCGGATTTCGTTGCAGCGGCGATGTTATCAAAGCCATTGCGCTGGGCGCGGATGCAGTTAATATTGGTACTGCGGCTCTTGTTGCTGTGGGTTGTACTTTATGCGGACGCTGCTACACAGGGAAATGTCCATGGGGTATCGCTACCAACGATAAAAAACTCGCCAAACGTCAGAATCCCGAAGTTGCTGCGGAACGGTTGGTCAATCTTGTCCGTGGCTGGTCTCATGAGATCGAAGAAATGCTCGGCGGCATGGGTTTGAATTCCATTGAGAGTCTACGCGGTAACAGGGATAAGCTGAGAGCCGTAGGGCTGACTGAAGCTGAAATGCAGATTTTAGGCGTGAAGCACGCAGGTAGATAG
- a CDS encoding glycosyltransferase family 1 protein, with product MQPLRVYSVVPRLPSQLKELWDLAYNFLFVWNSDIASIFSSIDQVLWRDCQHNPVKFLNSLPQQQLEELANDDFFVQRLKEAGKVQRSYLAREGCSYQFEGAKKGEPVVAYFSFEYGIGLSLPIYSGGLGILAGDHLKSASDLNIPLVGIGLCYQHGYFRQYMTQDGWQQERYPSHDFEEMSIKSAKDKDGNDVKFSIDMKGDPLHVKVWYVEVGRVTLYLLDTNISENPENFRNITARLYGGGLEMRLWQEILLGIGGVKALAALGLEPSVIHMNEGHSAFAGLERIRVFMTEHGLSFEAAMEMVASSSIFTTHTPVPAGNDRFPADLMRPYFEPYAQTMGLAYKVFLSLGREDPRDDAEQFCMTVLALKLSRFNNGVSQLHGHVSRNMWKKVWQQYPVEDVPIGAITNGVHMPTWVATDFSLLFDRYLGPNWREDPDCTRVWRQTDNIPDAELWRTHERLRERLVDFVRKRLRRQLMNIGARRKEIELADEVLDPRALTIGFARRFATYKRAGLLFKDKERLLKLVSDSKHPVQFIFAGKAHPQDNEGKKLIQDLIQFCRREECRMSLVFLEDYDMKMANYMVQGCDIWLNTPRRPLEACGTSGMKAMANGVLQFSTPDGWWDEAYLPDNSLGWAIGRGEDYNDHEYQDFVESQTLYKVLENDIIPEFYDRGHGSLPRSWIAKVKKALRILGPEFNANRMVEDYTEKAYQPAFSNYNTMHTNDFQGAKDLAAWRMEVMTKWSSLKVRNITSETHTDVYVEEPIIVTAEVFLNGLTTDNVQVEIYAGPVGQDGKFARRNTVIMTPEEDMGGGWHVYQGEVMPHEAGRFGYTVRILPKHELLLDPHSLGLIHWAQ from the coding sequence ATGCAGCCGCTTCGCGTTTACAGCGTCGTTCCACGTCTGCCCAGCCAGCTGAAAGAGCTTTGGGATTTGGCATATAACTTTCTTTTTGTCTGGAACAGCGACATTGCCAGTATATTTTCCTCAATTGATCAGGTCCTCTGGCGCGATTGTCAGCACAACCCGGTAAAGTTCTTGAACAGCCTGCCCCAGCAGCAGCTTGAAGAACTTGCCAATGATGATTTTTTTGTGCAGCGCCTTAAGGAAGCTGGCAAGGTGCAGAGAAGTTACCTTGCCCGTGAAGGATGCTCCTATCAGTTTGAGGGCGCAAAAAAAGGTGAGCCTGTTGTAGCCTATTTCAGCTTTGAATACGGCATCGGCCTCAGCCTGCCTATCTATTCCGGCGGTCTAGGGATTCTTGCAGGTGACCACCTGAAATCTGCAAGTGATTTGAATATTCCGCTGGTGGGGATCGGACTTTGCTACCAGCATGGTTATTTTCGGCAGTACATGACTCAGGATGGCTGGCAGCAGGAGCGTTATCCCAGTCATGACTTTGAGGAAATGTCCATCAAATCCGCAAAGGATAAAGATGGTAATGATGTTAAGTTTTCCATTGATATGAAAGGGGACCCGCTTCATGTCAAAGTCTGGTATGTAGAGGTTGGGCGCGTAACCCTTTATCTGCTTGATACCAATATCTCAGAGAATCCGGAAAATTTCCGCAATATTACCGCACGGCTCTATGGTGGTGGTCTTGAAATGCGTCTCTGGCAGGAAATTCTGCTCGGAATCGGCGGGGTCAAGGCTCTTGCTGCTCTTGGTCTGGAACCCAGCGTCATTCATATGAATGAAGGGCATTCCGCATTTGCCGGGCTGGAGCGTATCCGGGTATTCATGACTGAACATGGGCTTTCCTTTGAAGCAGCTATGGAAATGGTGGCTTCATCCAGTATCTTTACCACTCATACTCCGGTTCCTGCGGGTAACGACCGCTTCCCCGCAGACCTGATGCGTCCATATTTTGAACCGTATGCCCAGACCATGGGCCTTGCTTATAAAGTTTTTCTGTCACTTGGTAGAGAAGATCCCCGTGATGATGCGGAACAATTCTGCATGACCGTGCTGGCCCTCAAACTTTCCCGTTTCAATAACGGTGTTTCCCAACTTCATGGTCATGTCTCGCGTAACATGTGGAAAAAAGTATGGCAGCAGTACCCTGTGGAAGATGTGCCCATCGGAGCCATTACCAACGGTGTACATATGCCCACATGGGTTGCTACTGATTTTTCATTGCTTTTTGACCGCTACCTCGGCCCCAACTGGCGTGAAGATCCAGATTGCACCAGAGTCTGGAGACAGACTGACAATATTCCGGATGCTGAACTCTGGCGTACCCATGAACGACTCAGGGAAAGGTTAGTGGATTTCGTGCGTAAGCGTTTGCGTCGTCAGTTAATGAATATCGGTGCTCGTCGTAAGGAGATCGAACTGGCGGACGAAGTGCTTGATCCTCGTGCATTGACCATCGGTTTTGCGCGCAGGTTTGCCACTTACAAGCGTGCCGGACTGTTGTTTAAAGATAAGGAAAGGCTGCTCAAGCTCGTTTCTGATTCTAAGCATCCGGTGCAGTTTATCTTTGCCGGTAAAGCTCACCCACAGGACAACGAAGGTAAGAAACTTATTCAGGATCTTATTCAGTTCTGCCGCCGCGAAGAATGCCGCATGAGTCTTGTTTTTCTTGAAGATTACGACATGAAGATGGCAAATTATATGGTTCAGGGTTGCGACATCTGGCTGAACACTCCTAGGCGTCCTCTTGAAGCCTGCGGAACCAGTGGTATGAAGGCCATGGCTAATGGTGTCCTTCAGTTCAGTACCCCTGACGGATGGTGGGATGAAGCCTATCTTCCTGACAATAGTCTTGGCTGGGCAATCGGACGCGGAGAAGATTACAACGATCATGAATATCAGGATTTTGTAGAGAGTCAGACCCTTTACAAAGTGCTGGAAAATGACATAATTCCCGAATTCTATGACCGTGGACACGGCAGCCTTCCCCGCAGCTGGATTGCCAAGGTCAAAAAGGCACTCAGAATTTTGGGGCCGGAATTCAACGCCAACCGTATGGTGGAAGATTATACTGAAAAGGCTTACCAGCCCGCGTTCAGTAACTACAACACTATGCATACGAATGACTTCCAGGGAGCCAAGGATCTGGCTGCATGGAGAATGGAAGTGATGACCAAGTGGTCGAGCCTCAAGGTCCGCAACATTACTTCGGAAACCCATACCGATGTTTATGTGGAAGAGCCGATTATTGTCACCGCAGAAGTTTTCCTTAACGGCCTGACCACTGATAATGTTCAGGTGGAAATTTATGCCGGACCGGTGGGGCAGGATGGTAAGTTCGCCCGCCGTAATACCGTTATTATGACCCCGGAAGAGGACATGGGCGGCGGCTGGCACGTATATCAGGGAGAGGTCATGCCCCATGAGGCCGGAAGGTTCGGTTACACCGTACGCATTCTGCCCAAACATGAACTCCTGCTCGATCCTCATTCATTAGGATTGATCCACTGGGCACAATAA
- a CDS encoding aspartate aminotransferase family protein, translated as MNKHDTLVAAEQKSICNTYGRYPVNVTKAKGSRLWDLDGKEYIDLLSGISVVNIGHCREDLADVMAEQARKLVQVSNLFYQEEQVECAEKLLATCDADKVFFSNSGAEANEAAIKLARRYMRTVKKRDAYEIITLDGSFHGRTLATLTATGQSGPIKDGFAPLPEGFKYVPTGDANALKSAISEKTAAVMIEMVQGEGGIKPLPEDYVKAVTELVAEKDILLIVDEVQSGLCRTGKWWAHQHYGVTPHIFTSAKALANGLPMGAMFATEEVAKGFTPGSHATTFGGGALVSKVASKVIDIMTEDKLDQRAAELGDFFKSEAGKLQDKFPGKIKSVRGLGLMLGVELSFDGSEVFAALREQGFILNLTKGTILRLLPALTIDKEDLVAFLKALEGLLAEQA; from the coding sequence ATGAATAAACACGATACACTCGTAGCCGCCGAACAAAAATCAATCTGCAATACCTATGGCAGATACCCTGTTAACGTAACCAAAGCCAAAGGTTCCAGACTCTGGGACCTTGACGGCAAGGAATACATCGACCTGCTTTCCGGCATTTCCGTGGTCAACATCGGCCACTGCCGCGAGGATCTCGCAGACGTAATGGCTGAGCAGGCCCGCAAGCTGGTGCAGGTCAGCAACCTTTTTTATCAGGAAGAACAGGTGGAGTGTGCTGAAAAGCTGCTCGCCACCTGCGACGCTGACAAGGTCTTCTTCTCCAACTCCGGTGCGGAAGCCAACGAGGCCGCCATCAAGCTGGCCAGACGGTACATGCGCACTGTCAAAAAAAGGGACGCCTACGAGATCATTACCTTAGATGGTTCATTCCACGGACGGACCCTGGCCACCCTGACTGCAACCGGACAATCCGGTCCCATTAAGGACGGCTTTGCGCCCCTGCCCGAAGGATTCAAATATGTCCCCACAGGTGATGCCAACGCCCTCAAATCTGCCATCAGCGAGAAGACCGCAGCGGTCATGATCGAGATGGTTCAAGGCGAAGGCGGTATTAAGCCGTTGCCCGAGGATTACGTTAAGGCCGTAACCGAGCTGGTTGCCGAAAAAGACATCCTGCTCATCGTGGATGAGGTTCAATCCGGCCTGTGCAGGACCGGAAAATGGTGGGCACACCAGCACTACGGAGTGACCCCGCATATTTTCACATCTGCCAAAGCCCTTGCCAACGGTCTGCCCATGGGGGCCATGTTTGCAACCGAAGAAGTCGCCAAAGGGTTCACCCCCGGCAGTCACGCCACTACTTTCGGCGGAGGCGCACTGGTTTCCAAAGTTGCATCCAAGGTCATCGACATCATGACTGAAGATAAACTTGACCAGCGTGCAGCCGAACTGGGAGATTTCTTCAAGTCCGAAGCCGGCAAACTACAAGATAAATTCCCCGGCAAGATCAAATCCGTGCGCGGACTCGGCCTCATGCTCGGCGTTGAACTCAGCTTCGACGGCAGTGAAGTTTTTGCAGCCCTGCGGGAACAAGGTTTCATCCTCAACCTGACCAAAGGAACAATCCTCAGATTGCTCCCGGCCCTGACGATTGATAAGGAAGACCTTGTTGCGTTCCTCAAAGCTCTGGAAGGCCTTCTGGCAGAACAGGCTTAA
- a CDS encoding endonuclease III domain-containing protein — protein sequence MNREQTLHKYYEALSERLGPCHWWPGESPFEIAVGAILVQNTNWTNVEKAINNLKANDGLTPQGLRKFSMEELQELIRPSGFFRMKAVRLNNFLDFLDANSARCITDLEEEETFELREKLLAVNGIGPETADSILLYALSKPVFVVDAYTRRIFNRHMLVHEDIDYHELQDYFMDVLDPDVEMYNEYHALIVRTAKEWCKKSNPDCENCPLGKFLEN from the coding sequence ATGAACAGAGAGCAAACATTACATAAGTACTACGAAGCCCTTTCCGAAAGATTAGGGCCTTGCCATTGGTGGCCGGGTGAAAGCCCGTTTGAAATTGCCGTGGGTGCTATTCTGGTCCAGAATACAAACTGGACTAATGTTGAAAAGGCTATCAATAATCTTAAAGCAAACGATGGTCTGACCCCGCAAGGCTTGCGTAAGTTTTCCATGGAAGAATTGCAGGAACTTATCAGACCTTCGGGTTTCTTCCGCATGAAAGCGGTAAGACTCAATAATTTCCTTGATTTCCTTGACGCCAACTCAGCAAGGTGTATCACGGACTTGGAAGAAGAAGAGACCTTTGAGCTGCGCGAGAAACTGTTGGCAGTCAACGGAATCGGCCCGGAAACTGCGGATTCCATCCTGCTGTACGCTTTAAGCAAACCTGTATTTGTGGTCGATGCCTATACCCGCAGGATTTTCAACCGCCATATGCTGGTTCATGAAGACATTGATTATCATGAATTGCAGGATTATTTCATGGATGTACTTGATCCCGACGTGGAAATGTACAATGAATATCACGCATTGATTGTGAGAACAGCCAAAGAATGGTGTAAAAAATCAAACCCTGACTGCGAAAACTGCCCGCTGGGTAAATTTCTGGAAAATTGA